Proteins from a single region of Haloterrigena alkaliphila:
- a CDS encoding AI-2E family transporter, translating to MPDRPEPPAWIVEQPVLTVLALVGVVLGLLIVLPYLQYVLFGVVLAYILLPLQRRLEAHVRPMIAASITIVVAVIVILIPIIYVLSVALRQTSQLVTAVRNGEVDLETIESMVAETGYSVDLTSLYESYQDGITGGLRGLATGALDVVGGLPGIAIGLTVTLFVCFALLRDGDRLIEWLYRVVPIDDDVQRELFEELDQLMQASVISNVLVAVIQAVMLGVGLAILGVPAVVLLTVLTFLLTLLPLVGAFGVWLPVSIYLLAMSRPLAAAGLAVYGLFVTLSDTYLRPALIGRTGAINSAIIVVGIFGGLITFGAVGLFIGPVVLGGAKVVLDIFARERADGPETDAGTTGDGSPERSGAQSTDAETDERTASAPDAAAEDGDPDPEA from the coding sequence ATGCCAGATCGTCCAGAGCCGCCGGCGTGGATCGTCGAACAGCCCGTCCTGACCGTGCTCGCGCTGGTCGGGGTCGTCCTCGGACTGCTCATCGTCCTGCCGTACCTGCAGTACGTCCTCTTCGGGGTCGTCCTCGCGTACATTCTACTGCCGCTCCAGCGGCGCCTCGAGGCCCACGTCCGGCCGATGATCGCGGCCTCGATCACGATCGTGGTCGCGGTGATCGTCATCCTGATCCCGATCATCTACGTCCTCAGCGTCGCGCTCAGACAGACGAGCCAGCTCGTGACCGCGGTCCGGAACGGCGAGGTCGACCTCGAGACGATCGAGTCGATGGTCGCCGAGACCGGGTACAGCGTCGATCTCACGAGCCTCTACGAGTCGTATCAGGACGGGATTACCGGCGGGCTACGGGGGCTGGCGACCGGCGCGCTCGACGTCGTCGGCGGGCTACCGGGGATCGCGATCGGGCTGACGGTCACGCTGTTCGTCTGTTTCGCGCTGTTGCGGGACGGGGATCGGCTGATCGAGTGGCTCTACCGGGTCGTCCCGATCGACGACGACGTCCAGCGGGAGCTGTTCGAGGAACTGGACCAGCTCATGCAGGCGTCGGTCATCAGCAACGTCCTCGTCGCGGTGATCCAGGCCGTGATGCTCGGCGTCGGGCTCGCGATACTGGGGGTCCCCGCAGTCGTGTTACTCACCGTTCTCACGTTCCTGCTCACGCTGCTGCCGCTCGTCGGCGCGTTCGGCGTCTGGCTCCCCGTCTCGATCTATCTCCTCGCGATGAGCCGCCCGCTCGCGGCCGCCGGGCTCGCGGTCTACGGCCTGTTCGTGACCCTCTCAGACACCTATCTCCGGCCCGCGCTCATCGGCCGGACGGGCGCGATCAACTCCGCGATCATCGTCGTCGGCATCTTCGGCGGACTCATCACGTTCGGTGCCGTGGGGCTGTTCATCGGTCCCGTCGTCCTCGGCGGTGCGAAGGTCGTGCTCGACATCTTCGCGCGGGAGCGCGCCGACGGCCCGGAAACCGACGCCGGGACGACGGGCGACGGCTCCCCCGAGCGGTCGGGAGCCCAATC
- the hmgB gene encoding hydroxymethylglutaryl-CoA synthase: MTAVGIDAIEIWTGNLKLDLPGTFAPEKGEDPEKYTKGLGLNASSFPDSYEDIVTMGANAAHRLMERKGLEPDDIGRIDVATESAFDNSKPVSTYVAGCLEQVYEEDFHHANKGERKFACIAGTQSLDDAYNWIRAGRNRGRSALVIATDTALYARGDDGEATQGAGAVAMLISEEPNLVELSTEQGYGSADETDFLKPNQQFPSVDGKRSVQVYLARMREALEDYESVAGEVHEEDFAYAPFHTPFPGMVRKAALLAFRHVTRNTEVEDELAEEIGRQPRPEAFDSDDEYRDALLEYMDALKDTDRYAEWYDATIDPTLTISREVGNWYTGSVHVARVSALKHALENDREMVGEKLLVGSYGSGAQAEIHAETVRDGWIEELEALNVDDQLADRYEMTWDDYEEIHDAHNHEMDVDVEEFTTPDEEFVFDGWGRMGERKYRYVE; this comes from the coding sequence ATGACTGCAGTCGGTATCGACGCGATCGAGATCTGGACCGGGAATCTCAAACTCGACCTCCCGGGGACGTTCGCACCCGAGAAGGGCGAAGACCCCGAGAAGTACACGAAAGGGCTGGGACTGAACGCCAGTTCCTTCCCCGATAGTTACGAGGACATCGTCACGATGGGGGCCAACGCCGCCCATCGGTTGATGGAGCGCAAGGGCCTCGAGCCGGACGATATCGGGCGTATCGACGTGGCGACCGAGAGCGCTTTCGACAACTCGAAGCCGGTTTCGACGTACGTCGCTGGCTGCCTCGAGCAGGTCTACGAGGAGGACTTCCACCACGCCAACAAGGGCGAACGGAAGTTCGCCTGTATCGCAGGTACCCAGAGTTTAGACGACGCGTACAACTGGATCCGCGCGGGTCGGAATCGCGGTCGCTCGGCGCTGGTCATCGCGACCGACACCGCGCTCTACGCGCGGGGTGACGACGGCGAGGCCACCCAGGGTGCCGGGGCCGTCGCGATGCTCATCAGCGAGGAACCGAACCTGGTCGAACTCTCCACCGAGCAGGGGTACGGCTCGGCCGACGAGACCGACTTCCTGAAGCCCAACCAGCAGTTCCCGAGCGTCGACGGCAAACGCTCCGTGCAGGTCTACCTCGCGCGGATGCGCGAGGCCCTCGAGGACTACGAGAGCGTTGCGGGGGAGGTCCACGAGGAGGACTTCGCCTACGCGCCCTTCCACACGCCGTTCCCGGGCATGGTCCGGAAGGCCGCCCTGCTCGCGTTCCGTCACGTCACGCGGAACACGGAGGTCGAGGACGAACTGGCCGAGGAGATCGGTCGCCAGCCCCGCCCCGAGGCGTTCGACTCCGACGACGAGTACCGCGATGCGCTCCTGGAGTACATGGACGCCCTCAAGGACACCGACCGCTACGCCGAGTGGTACGACGCCACGATCGACCCGACGCTGACCATCTCCCGCGAGGTCGGCAACTGGTACACCGGCTCCGTTCACGTCGCCCGCGTGAGCGCGCTCAAACACGCCCTCGAGAACGACCGCGAGATGGTCGGCGAAAAGCTGCTCGTCGGCTCCTACGGGAGCGGTGCACAGGCCGAGATCCACGCCGAAACGGTTCGTGACGGCTGGATCGAGGAGCTCGAGGCGCTGAACGTCGACGACCAGCTTGCCGACCGCTACGAGATGACGTGGGACGACTACGAGGAGATCCACGACGCCCACAATCACGAGATGGACGTCGACGTCGAGGAGTTCACGACGCCCGACGAAGAGTTCGTCTTCGACGGCTGGGGTCGCATGGGCGAGCGGAAGTATCGGTACGTCGAATAG